TCGCTAGCAATGACTATTCCATGTAACGCTGTTATCTATTATTTTAACCAACAAGATAGACCAGATACTTATGTGGATTGGTATAATCTCCTTTTAAGTAATAACAGCACTTTATTGCAACTTTTTCCCATGCAAATAAAAAATGCCATTCAAATTAGGTGAATGGCATTTATAATAGATAAGTTATATTAACGAGTTAATTTGCTTATCTTAAATTGCTTCAATTAGAATTAAACCTTCACTTCCGGCATTAAAACTAACCGTGCCATTACTGACCGTTGCGATTGAACCATCATAAGCATTACGTACATTACTGCCATCAACAAAGTAATCAGCAACATTAACGGTAACAGTGCCTGTGCCATCAATTACGACAACCACGTTATTGACATTGCCAGAGATCGGATTTGTCCAACTACGCGCAAACGCTTTACCGCTTGATTGTCCAGAAAGCAGGATTTGCTGTCCAGCACCTACGGCTGGATTATCACGACGGAATTGTCCCACTTTTTGCCAATGCTGATGAATGCCATTATTTGCACGGCTCCAGTCAACACTTGAACGGCTGCCCTGATCTTTATCACTACCGCCATCTCCATTGAAACGGCCTAACTCATCACCGTAAAAAATTTGTACGCCGCCAGGTGATAACATTAATGCTGTACCTGCACGTTTTTGACGCACATCATCACCATTGTAATAAACAGATCCTGTATCATGGCTAGAGATATAACTCAGTACATTCCAATCTGTAGAGCTATTAACTTGGTTTGCATAACTGGCAAATTGATTGATCATGCTGTCAGTGCTTGCCACCATCCCGTCAATAATACCTTTAAAGCTAAAGTTAATGACTGAATCAAAGTTAGCTGTGGTATGAATATCAGACTGGCCAACACCATGCCCCCACACTTCCGCTGTAGACCAGAAATCGTCATTCCAATCAGCACCTGGCGCGCCAGTGTTATTTTGACGCCATTCATGTAGCGCAATATTGGCTTGATAATTTAGGTTTGCCCAGTTGTCATAGGTAACGTGTTTAGCCGTATCAACACGGAAACCATCAATACCATAATCTTTAACATATTGAACTAACCATTCAGTGATCCAATCTCGCACACGTTTAGTACCTTGCGCCTGATAGTTACTTAAATAACCTTGACCGAAGGTTGCTTTATTAGCTAAGAATGGCGGAATTCCAACTGCTTTAGTAGATTCTGTTTTAAAATCAGGTAGATAAGCTAAACATTTAGACAGATCATCACCGCCACAGTTATCATACCCCGGTAATCCCACGCGTATCCAATCTTTGCCCCACCAATTAAGCCATTTATATTCATCACCATCATAGTTAATAGTGCTGTGATAGCCAAACCAGTTTTCTCCGAACCCGGTGTCCAGTATGCCCCCGCCGTTGTTGAACCGTAGTTAAACTCATGCATATCTTTGAGTGTATTGTAGCCAGCATGATTCATTACCACATCCATAACTACGCGAATGCCTTGACTATGAGCGGTATCTACGAACTGTTTAAATTCAGCAGGCGTTCCCATATTAGCATCAAGATTCGAGTAATCCTGTACGTAGTAACCGTGATATGCGTAATGAGCAAAATCGCCATTACTGCCACCACCAACAAAACCATGAGCTTGTTCGTACGGTGCTGTGATCCAGATAGCGTTAACCCCTAAATCAGTAAAGTAACCGGCGTTAAGTTTTTCCGTTAACCGGCAATATCACCGCCGTGGAAGGTGCCGATATTTTTGCCCGTTGCATCAACACTTGGACGACCATAAGAGTTGTTATTAGATGAATTACCATCTTTAAAACGGTCGGTAATAACAAAGTAGACACTGGCGTTATCCCAGGTAAAGTCTGACGCGCTAGGCGGAGCGATTTTAGTTAGCGTGAAACACTCATTGGCACTGCTGTCGCTATTTTCAGCCCATAAACAAACTTGCATTGACTCATCAATGGCTAAGTCTGCCCCCACTACAATTACCGTACCATGGTTGAATGCAATGCCGTTCACAGGATCGCTTCCATCAACGGTGTAACGACCACCTATCACGTTATCACCAGTAGCATGCAGTGTGACGCTTACATCATCCGTAGAAAAAGTAGGACTGACAACATCAATACTAACATCCGCATCTTGAGTTGGGATATCACAACCATCTGTCCAACTCCCTGTAGACACATGATATGTACCATCACTAGCGCGTGTTAAATCAGGCGTTTTATTATTACCACTTTCACTGAAAAGCATATTGCTTGATTCGGTGTCTATAAAACTATAACTGAATAAGCCATCAGCAACTTCAATCATCGCATCGCCTGGCCAAATAGAATCAGGCGGTGTATCAACAGGTAGTGCATTCCAATGATGAATCGTTGGCTGTGATAATCCTTCAACACAAACAATGAACCCGGCTTGTGCCGCTTCCACTTTAGTGTAAGTGTAAGTCTGTGACACAGCTCCCTGCGCATTGGCGACATAAACTTGCAAATCAAGTGATTGGCCAATTTGTAATTCTGCACCGACAGAAATAATATCGCCATTACTAAAAACGGTTCCCTGAGTTGCATCACCGGTACCGATCAGATAGCGGCTATCTGTAATATTAACGCCACTGTAACTTAAGGTCACATTGAGACTATCTGTATCAAATTCACCATTTGCAGGGGTAATTGCTAATTCAGGTTTGACTGGTTGGACAACTTCCGCGGCTTTAATTTCATGCGAGGATGCATTAAAACTAATTGCATAATTTTTGTTATCAGCAACAACAAAATCTTGCGTTGGATAATTTTCACCCCATGAACCATCTGCGCTGCAAGCGGCAATTTTAAAGCGAGCAGGTGTCTCTTGCCCAGTGAACGCCTGCGTCAACTCATATAAACCAGGGGTAGCGCTTAATGCTAAAGGTGTTTGTTGCCAACCATTTGCCGTACCACGGAAACACCAAACGGGATCAGGTGTGCTTGAACAGCTAGCAACAGATTTCAGGGCAATATATTTACTGTCGCTATTGAAAGTAATTTCATAACTACCAGGCGATACAGTGTAATCTGCACTTGGATATGCTTCATTCCAATTACCATAGCGGTCTATTTTAAAACGAGGATTATCACTACCAAAGGTTTGGCAGGTTGTATATTCACTTCCGGAAACGTATTCTAAGGGCGTATTAGCCCAGCCATTTGGTGTACCGCGAAAATCCCATTCTGCTTGCGCAGAGAGAAACCGCAAACAAACCAAACAATAATGCTTTATTCATTTTAATTCCTTTTAACAACTAAATTAAAGCAACAACCACAATGGCTA
This window of the Psychromonas sp. MME1 genome carries:
- a CDS encoding alpha-amylase family glycosyl hydrolase, whose protein sequence is MGLPGYDNCGGDDLSKCLAYLPDFKTESTKAVGIPPFLANKATFGQGYLSNYQAQGTKRVRDWITEWLVQYVKDYGIDGFRVDTAKHVTYDNWANLNYQANIALHEWRQNNTGAPGADWNDDFWSTAEVWGHGVGQSDIHTTANFDSVINFSFKGIIDGMVASTDSMINQFASYANQVNSSTDWNVLSYISSHDTGSVYYNGDDVRQKRAGTALMLSPGGVQIFYGDELGRFNGDGGSDKDQGSRSSVDWSRANNGIHQHWQKVGQFRRDNPAVGAGQQILLSGQSSGKAFARSWTNPISGNVNNVVVVIDGTGTVTVNVADYFVDGSNVRNAYDGSIATVSNGTVSFNAGSEGLILIEAI
- a CDS encoding starch-binding protein; amino-acid sequence: MRFLSAQAEWDFRGTPNGWANTPLEYVSGSEYTTCQTFGSDNPRFKIDRYGNWNEAYPSADYTVSPGSYEITFNSDSKYIALKSVASCSSTPDPVWCFRGTANGWQQTPLALSATPGLYELTQAFTGQETPARFKIAACSADGSWGENYPTQDFVVADNKNYAISFNASSHEIKAAEVVQPVKPELAITPANGEFDTDSLNVTLSYSGVNITDSRYLIGTGDATQGTVFSNGDIISVGAELQIGQSLDLQVYVANAQGAVSQTYTYTKVEAAQAGFIVCVEGLSQPTIHHWNALPVDTPPDSIWPGDAMIEVADGLFSYSFIDTESSNMLFSESGNNKTPDLTRASDGTYHVSTGSWTDGCDIPTQDADVSIDVVSPTFSTDDVSVTLHATGDNVIGGRYTVDGSDPVNGIAFNHGTVIVVGADLAIDESMQVCLWAENSDSSANECFTLTKIAPPSASDFTWDNASVYFVITDRFKDGNSSNNNSYGRPSVDATGKNIGTFHGGDIAG